The stretch of DNA CATCCATCCTGTGTGCGCGTTGAAGCCCTGGTAGATGAAGAACTGCCCCCAGGTGGCGGCGCCGTAGACATTGAGCCCTTCACCGCTGGTCACATGCTGCTCAGAACGGAAGAAGAAGCTGGTGTGGGGGTTGATCAGCAGCAGCGCACGGCCGTTTCGCGTACGACTCGGCGCGATCGCCATGCCGTTGGATCCCGTGGGTTCGCGCAGCAGCAGCCCCCGTTCATCATCGGTCATCGGCACCGCTCGCTTGCCGTAGAAGGCTTCGAGCTGACTGAGCGGCACCGATTCGATGTTGCCGCCGATGCTGCCTTCCGAGAAACTCAACGGCATCCACGGCTCGAACCGCTCGAGCACACTCGGCCGCACCTCGGGGTGTGTCGCGAGGTAGTAGTTGAGCCCGTCCGCCCATGCCCGCATCAACGTGCGCAGCCAGACCGGGGTCTTCGCGTAATCCTTCTTGAGGGATTCGGGGTCGAGGAACAGCCGCTGGCGCAGGTCCTGCCAGATCGCCCTCTCGCCCTCCGCCTCGGCGAGGCGGCCGAGGGCGACCAGATAGTTGCGTTCGATCCGGTTGAAGTCGTCCTCGGCCTGGGCGTACATCATCCCGAACACGGCATCGGCGTCACTCTCGCCCACCACGTGCGCGACGCCCCAGTCATCGCGGCTGATCGTCACCCGCGCCACGTGTCTGCGCCAGCGTGCCGCGTCGGGCAGCGACTGCTCCGGAGCCCCGAACGCGGGGCCGGAGGGCAGACCTGCCGCGACAGCGGCGAGCCCGACCGCTCCGCCCAGGACACGGCGTCGGCTCACCCCTGTGTTCTGCGCGTGGCTCATGAGTTGCTCCGCCTTCCGTCGCGAATCGAGAAGTCACCGCGACAGGCCCGCATGCCTACGCGGCGGGACACGCTCCGGTGATCACCCACACGGACAGTCCTATCCATGGGGCGCCAGACTGACAAGACCTCGAACTCCGGCAAGTGGAAGACCTTCATCCATCGAGAGGTCCGACGACTCGGTCGAATGTCCGGGAGCCGAGCTCGATGGCCATGATGCCGCGTGATCCGATCACGACCACTCCACGTGGGCCAAGGACTTTGGTTCGCCACAGGGGTGACCCGACTCGCACATGGTGCTCCAGTCCGCTTTCCAGGGACCACAGCGCCACGGAACAGGTGTGACCACCGGTGACGGCGATCGATCGCTGGCCGTACTGAGCCATGTCGATGTCCGTCAGTTCCATGCAGTGCCCGCGCTCAAGTTGGGCCTGAGTCATACGTGTACCGTCTTCGGCGCTCCAGACGGTCAACCGGGAATAGGACCCCACGCCCACGACGACGGCAACGCGGCCCGAGCGGCCGAAGGAAACAGCCGTGGTGCGAAATGGGGTGCCGATGTCCGTACGTCCGGAAAGGGCCAGATCCTCGAACCGTGCGTCTTCGCCCGTCACGGTCCACAAGCGCGTTTGGTCTTCCTGCCAGCCCCATGTGACGAATCGCAGGGCATCGTCAGGCTGGTCCGGAAGCGGGGCCACCGCGAATCTTCCGGCGTGGCAGTGGAGCGGTGGCCGGATCGGTTCGCCCGAGGCCAGGTCGAAGAAGCCGAGCCGACCGCTGACGGCGGCGGCGAGCAGCAGCGGTCGCTCTCGCCCGAGGACGGAGATACGGGCCCATTCCTCCTCCGCCGGGAGTCGGCGGTCGTACGACACCCGACCGTCCGGGAATCGCCGCAGCGCGATGAGCCCTTCCGTGTCCAAGGTGACGAAGGACGTCGGGTCGCCGGGCATGGCCGCCGCGCTCCGGTAGCGCCTCTCGGCGGACGATCCGAGTCTCGCGAGGATGTCGCCGGTGTCCGCGGTGAAGATCACGAACTGTCCGTCTGTGCTGAGCGCCGCGACGCAATCGCCCTCCACTTCCCCGGCACCCGCGACAACCCCGTGATACTTGTTGGCCGGAGCGTCCGGACCATCCGTCCGGCTGTCCCAGACCCGGACGGCACCGTCACGCCCGCCCGTGATGATCCAGCAGGTTCCGTCCATTTCACACTGCGCCACGGACTCCACCCCGCCGTCGTGAACGGCGATCCGCCTTGTTTCACCCTGGGCCGACCGGCGGATGAACACGTCCCCGTTCCAATCGCCCCAGCACCACAGATCGCTGTGACGGCCCGAGAAGAGAGTGGAGAATACGCCGGCTCCACCGCGATAGGGATCGCCGATCCTCGTCCCTCGCACCGGATCCCATAGGATCACCCGGCCGGCCTGTGTCCCCAGAAGCAGGACTGGTCCGCCCTCGTGCTCCGCGACCGAAGCGCTCCAGACATCCAGGTCGGCGCGCCAGGCCGACATCTCCGGTCTGGCTTCGAATGGTTCACCGATCGGCCGGGCGGACTCAACGTCCCACGTGCTGATCTCGGCCATGTCCGTGGTCAGCACGGCCAGGCATCGTCCGCCCGCATTGCCCACCGTGAGTACTCGTTCCTGTTCTCCGAGAACCATGCGGGGAAGATTCAGCGACCTGCCGTCATCGGCGGACAGGATCTCGATGACGCGCTCCTCACTGACGGTCGCGACTGCGGCGGCGCCCTCGATGACGACGGCCCAAACGCCGTGCGGGGCACGCTGGTCCGCGAGTACTCCCGGGCCGTCGGTAGTGCCCGGCACCGTTCGCAGCAGACGACCGTCCTGATGCAGCGTGATGATGGCGATGCCGTCACTCCGCGCTGACGCCGTCATGTCGACGATGGCCGATTCGGGTTCATGCACCCCGGATGCCAACGGGCTGCCGTCCCTGAGGAACCATGCCTGGACAGCCCACGCGCTTGCCGAGAGCACCACGGCTCCCCTCGGGTGCTCAACGGTGGCGAGGGCGAGGACGTAGTCGTCGTGGTGACCGAGCATGCGAGTCGCGGCCAGGTCGTCCCAGTGCGCCCAGCGCACCGCCCAGGGGCGGGCGGGGAAGGCAGCGGCCAATGAGGCGGCCAACTCCTCGTCGCCGGCCATTCGCGCCGCCATTTCGAGGTAGCAGACACGCTCGTCCTCGGATGCCACGAGCAGCTGCTGTCCGACTCGCTGGACGGTGCGGGCCAGCCTCCGGCCCGACGGGGTGCACGCCGTCGGCAGGGCTGCCAGCAGGCGGGCGGGATCCATCGTGGCCAGGAAACTCGGATCACGCAGCAGCCTGTCGAGCACCTGGCCCTGGCCTGCGTGGAAGGGCAGGTACGTGCGCGTGTAGGCGTCGGCGTCGGCCCAGACCAACCCGTCGCCGGACGTCGGTGACAAGCGCTCGAGAAGTACTTCTGTGAGACGCCGGTGGGTCTCGACCGGTGGACGCTGCCGGACACTGAGCTGGCGCAGGTGTTCGCCGAGCGCTTCGTGGAAGAGTCGGAACCGGACTTCCGATCCGCGTTCGGTGCGGTGGAGCAGGTCGATCGCCGTGGTGTCCAGGAGCAACCGGTTGACGTCCCGTTCCGAGTACGTGTCGGTGCCCAGTGCTGTGGCCGCGGCCGCCCAGGTTCGCGGGTCGTCGAAGCCGTCTCCCTGGGACCAGGCCAGGACCATCAGAAGGTCGCGCAACCACGGTCCGCCGTGCTGCACGTCATGCAGGTAGCGTTCCATCGCGGCACCGACGGTGGTGGGAAACGTCTCCTGCCAGCCCGCGCTGTTCGTGTCGACGGGTTCGCTCGCTGCCATGAGGGACAGTGCGGTGAGCTGTGCCACCAGGAAACTGCGGCCGCAGCGAACTGCCACAGCGGCGCCGACCGATGCCGCGAGTTCAGGGCAGGGCCGGTAGGGCGTGGGGAGCTGCGGGTCGCTCTCGGCGAGCAACGTGAGGCGGACGTACTCGGCGATGTCACGCCGGTCCAGATAGCGGGCCTCGTCCAGGTCGATGACTCGCGCCGAGCCTCCGAACAGGCGCAACAGGTCGTCCTGACCTCCCGGACGGGTGCCGACGAGAAGGCGTATGCCCGTCCTGCCCGCCGCCGCCGCGAGGGGTTCCAACAGATCGACGATGAGTCGCTGGGCGTCCGCTGCCTCGTCGACCCCGTCCACGACCACCACGGTCGCCCGATGTCCCCGGTCTTCCCGGAGGTTGGCGAGCAGGCCACCGGCCGTTGCCTCGTCGATGGTCAGCGCCCGTGCGATCTCGGCGGCGACCTCGTCAACCGTGCGGCCCCTCACATGTACGGCGGCGCTGAGGGCGCCGATCCGCGGCAGGGCCTGGTCCGGTGCGGTGGGCGTCTCACCGCGCAGCCGGGCATCGGCCAGGCTCACCAGCCGTCCGAGCACGGCTGACTTGCCTGATCCGGGTGCCCCGGTCACCACGCGCGATCGCGTGATGTCCGGACCCTCGGTGTTGATCCACGCGGTCAGCTCGCGCAGGGCCCGCACCCGGCCCGCGAAGTACGTGCCTTCTCTGAGGCTGGATGGTAGAACGCCACGCCCCCTCGGGCGAAAGTGACCGCGCAGCTGCTCCGCACGCTCCGTGGCCGCGCTCTCCAGCCTTTGCGCGAGGAGGAGTTGTTCCTCGGTCTGCCGCGCGGCCCGCACCCGAAGCCGGTCGACGGCCGGCGGAACCGCGATGCCGCTCACCGTCAGCAGAGCCGTGAGGACGAGCATGACGGGTGTGACGCGGTCGGCGGAGACCAGTCCGAGCAGGGCCCCGATCCCGACCGCCACGCCGGGAAGCAGGTGGATCAGCAGCCGAACCGTCAGTGACCACCAGTTGTCGCGCCGACGCAGTGAGTGCACAGCATCATTCGTATAGCCAACTCGCTTCTGTCGTACAGGACTTGCGGCAATGGCCAGCAGCACCGAGCAGGCGCCCGGCGGCACACCACCCCGCGCTCGGCGAGGAGCTCAGGAGCCCGCGAGGAAGGTGAGGCGCACCTTTCGCTCCGGATTATCCCGGTTCGTATCGACCAGGCACACCGACTGCCACGTCCCCAACTCCAGGCGGCCGCCCACCACCGGCAACGTCGCGTGCGGCGGCACCAGCGCCGGCAGGACGTGGTCGCGGCCGTGGCCGGGGCTGCCGTGGCGGTGCTGCCAGCGGTCGTCGGCGGGGAGCAGGGTGTGCAGCGCGGCCAGCAAGTCGTTGTCGCTGCCCGCGCCCGTCTCCAGGATCGCGATGCCGGCAGTCGCGTGGGGGACGAAGACGTTGAGCAGGCCGTCACGGCCGGCCGCCGCCTCGCTCAGGAAGCTCTGGATGTCGTCGGTGAGGTCGAAGACCTTCTCCGCCGAGCCGGTGGTGACGTTCAGGACACGTGTGGTGAAAGCATCGGGCATGGGTCCATCTTCCCTCACGGCGTTCCCATTCACTGATATACGGCGTCCGCCTTTCGAGACGACATTGACCGTGCGCGGACGATCTGGCTACGTTCTGCGGCATGTCGCGTTCAGCTCTGCTCACCACGCGCGGTCACATCGACCTGCTGCGGGTGGCTTCCGCCGCGTGTCGTCGCGGCCGCTGACGCCCCCTCAGCCAGCTTCTCCCCCCTCGCACTTCTCTGCCCTGCTGCCCTCGCGCGGTTGATCTCGCCATCCCGCGCGTAGGCCATTCGGGCATCCCTCCCTCCTGCCGTGGAGACCCATGAGCATCAGCCATGCCCCGCCGGATTCCGTACCCGACATTTCGGTAATATCAGAACTTGACCTCGCCCCCATCGTCCCGTCGTCCACCCGCCGCGCCCGCGTCCCCCGCTGGCTGCGCCGCACATCCGGCCCCCTCGCGCTCCTCGCCCTGTGGCAACTCCTCAGCTCCACAGGGGTGTTGACCCAAGACATCCTCGCCTCGCCGGGGACCATCGCCGGCGTGGCCCGCGATCTCCTCGGCGACGGTTCGCTGACCTCCGCCATGGGGGTCTCCCTGCAGCGTGTCGCGGTGGGACTGCTGCTCGGCACCCTCGTCGGGACCTCGCTCGCGCTCGTCTCCGGGCTCTTCCGCGTCGGCGAGGATCTCGTCGACGCGAGCGTGCAGATGCTCCGTACCGTGCCGTTCGTCGGGCTCATCCCGCTGTTCATCATCTGGTTCGGCATCGGTGAGGCGCCCAAGGTCGCCATCATCACGCTGGGCGTCTCCTTCCCGCTCTATCTGAACGTGTACGCGGGCATCCGCGGGGTCGACTCGCAGCTCATCGAGGCCGGTGAGTCCCTCGGGCTCTCGCGGTGGGGGCTCGTGCGGCACGTCATCCTGCCGGGCGCGCTGCCGGGTGCGATGACCGGGCTGCGGTACTCCCTGGGCATCGCCTGGCTCGCCCTCGTCTTCGCCGAACAGATCAACGCGGACTCCGGGATCGGCTTCCTGATGGTCCAGGCGCGTGACTTCCTGCGGACCGACGTGATCGTCGTCTGCCTGATCGTCTACGCCTTCCTCGGCCTCATCGCCGACTTCATCGTCCGCACCCTCGAAAGGCTGCTGCTGCAATGGCGACCGACGTTCACCGGCCGGTGACCCCCAACGCCCTGACGACACAGGCCACTTCGGCCGTACGCGTCGAAGGTCTCACCCGCTCCTTCGACGGGCGTGCCGTCATCGATCACCTCGACCTCGACGTGCGGCCGGGTGAGTTCGTGGCGCTGCTCGGGCGCAGCGGCTGCGGCAAGTCGACCCTGTTGCGCATCCTCGCCGGGCTCGACCGGGACATCGAGGGAACGGTCCTCGTGCCGCGCCGCAAGGCCGTCGCGTTCCAGGCGCCCCGGCTCATGCCCTGGAAGCGCGTGTGGCGCAACGTCCTGCTGGGGCTGAAGGGAAAGCCCGAACGCGGTGCAGCCGAAAGGGCGTTGGAGGAGGTCGGGCTCAAGCACCGTACGAACGCCTGGCCCAAGACGCTCTCCGGCGGCGAGGCTCAGCGCGCCTCACTGGCCCGAGCCCTGGTGCGCGAGCCCGATCTGCTGCTGCTCGACGAGCCGTTCGGCGCCCTCGACGCGCTCACCCGCATCAAGGCCCAGCGTCTCGTCGACGAACTGTGGCAGCGGCGCGGCTGCGCCGTCCTGCTCGTCACGCACGACGTCGAGGAAGCCGTGCTCCTCGCCGACCGGGTGCTCGTCATGGACGACGGGGTCATCGCGTACGAGACCGAGATCGATCTGGACCGGCCGCGCGGCATCTCCGATCCGCGCTTCGCCGAACTGCGTACCGAGCTTCTGCAGCGCCTGGGCGTCGACGCGCCCCACTCCGCGGAAGCCGCTGCCGCGGCATGAACCTCCCGCATCCCCCTTCCCCCTTCCCCCGTGAACAGCACGAACAGACCGAACGGACTCACCATGCGACGACATCTCGCCGCCCCCGCCCTGCTCCTCCCCCTGGCCCTGCTGCTCGCCGCCTGCTCCGGCTCCTCCGCGAACACCTCGTCCGGCGGCGCCGGTGGCGGGACCGACGGCCAGGGGTCGCTCACCCTCAACGTCGGGGACCAGAAGGGTGGTTCGGAGGCCGTGCTGCGTGCGGCCGGGGAGCTCGACGACCTGAAGTACAAGATCCGCTGGTCCACCTTCACCTCCGGGCCTCCCCTCCTGGAAGCCGTCAACGCCAAAGCCGTGGACATCGGCGCCGTCGGCAACACACCGCCCGTCTTCGCCGCCGGAGCGAACTCGAAGATCTCCGTGGTGGCCGCCACCCACGGCACCGCGGCGGGTGAGGCGATCCTCGTCCCGAACGGCTCGCCGCTGAAGAAGGCCGAGGACCTCAAGGGCAAGTCCGTCGCCGTGGCGCAGGGTTCTTCGGCGCACTACCAGCTGATCGCGTCCCTCAAGAAGGCCGGGCTCGGCTTCAAGGACGTCAAGGTCAAGTATCTCCAGCCGGCCGACGCACTGGCCGCGTTCACCAGCGGCAAGGTGGACGCCTGGTCCGTCTGGGACCCGTACACCTCGCAGGTCCTCGAGAGCAGGAAGGGCCATGTCCTGACCGACGGCGACGGTGTCGTCAACGGCCTCAACTTCCAGGTGGCGGCGCCCGGCGCGCTCAAGGACAAGAAGAAGTCCGCGGCCATTGACGACTACCTCAAGCGGCTGCGCAAGGCACAGGACTGGGTCTACGACCATCCGGAGGCGTGGGCGAAGGTCTGGGCGAAGGACACCGGACTGCCTTACGAGGTCGCGCTCGCCGCGGTCAAGCGCACCAACGGCACACGGGTCCCGGTGGCCGTGGACAAGAACGTGACCGCCTCCGAGCAGGAGATCGCGGACACCTTCGCCGACCAGAAGCTCATCCCGCGCCGCATCGACTTCGGCGACTTCGTCGACACCCGCTTCAACGGCGACCTGCCGCCCTCCACCAGCACGCCGCGCACGTACCGCAAGGAGTCCTGACGATGACCGTCCACCTCAACTGGTTCCTGCCGACCGGCGGCGACGGCCGCACCCTCGTGGACCGCCACGCCTACACGGACGGCGGCATCAAGCGCTCCCGCGTCACCCCCGTCAGCGGGGTGCGGGCCCCCGACATCGACTATCTGATCCAGATCGCCAAGGCCGCCGAGCAGGTGGGCTTCGAGGCGGTCCTCACCCCGACCGGCACCTGGTGCGAGGACGCCTGGCTGACGACGGTCGCCCTTGCCCAGCACACCGAGCGGCTCAAGTTCCTGGTGGCGTTCCGGCCCGGCGTGATCTCCCCGGTGCTCGCCGCGCAGATGGCGGCCACGTATCAGCGCATCACGCGCGGGCGGCTGCTCCTGAACGTCGTCACGGGCGGCGACTCGACCGAGCAGCGGCGCTTCGGCGACCATCTCGACCACGATCGCCGTTATGCCCGTACCGATGAGTTCCTGTCCGTCGTACGGGGCGTGTGGGGCGGTAAGCCCTTCGACTTCCACGGCGAGCACTACGACGTTCAGGGCGGTCTCACCGCGCTGCCGCCGGACCCGCTGCCGGAGATCTTCTTCGGTGGCTCGTCGGCGGCGGCCGGGCCGGTCGCCGCGCGGCACACGGATGTGTATCTGACGTGGGGCGAGCCGCCGGAGCAGGTCAAGCAGAAGATCGACTGGATTCGTGGTCTCGCCGATGAGCAGGGGCGCACGGTCCGGTTCGGGATCCGCCTTCACACCATCTCGCGTGATTCCGCCGCCGAGGCGTGGGCCACGGCGAACCGGCTGCTCGACGACCTCGACCCGGACACCATCGCCGCCGCCCAGCAGGCGCTCGGCCGCAGTGAGTCCGTCGGTCAGCAGCGGATGCTCGCGCTGCACGGCGGCTCCCGCGACGACCTGGAGATCTCACCGAACCTGTGGGCGGGCGTAGGTCTCGTACGGGGCGGCGCGGGCACCGCCCTCGTCGGCAGCCACGCGGACGTCGCCGACCGGATCGAGGAGTACCACGCGCTGGGGGTGGAGCACTTCGTCCTTTCGGGCTATCCGCATCTGGAGGAGGCGTACTGGTTCGGCGAGGGCGTGATCCCGGATCTGGCGGCGCGCGGGCTGCTGCCCCGGATTCCGGCGTCGCAGCTGGCGGGGGTGCCCGCGGCGAACGGGCGCCCTGCCTCGGCTCCGGGCGGCGCCCCGCTGCTGGTGGCGGGCGGGCGCTGACCCGGAGGCCTGCGCGGGAAGATCCCACGCCCCGATGGAGTTAGTAGAAGCGTGAACGACATCGGGGCAGGGGACGCGGCCGCACACGAAGCGGCACAAGAGGCACAAGAGGTGGACGCGGTCGTCATAGGCGCCGGGCAGGCGGGCCTGTCCAGCGCCTATCACCTGCGCAGGGTCGGTTTCGAGCCTGACCGGGACTTCGTCGTCCTGGACCACTCGCCCCGCCCCGGCGGTGCGTGGCAGTTCCGCTGGCCCTCGCTCACCTACGGGAAAGTGCACGGCATGCACTCACTCCCGGGGATGGAGCTGACCGGCGCCGACCCCGCGCGCCCCTCTTCGGAAGTCATCCGGGAGTACTTCGAGGCGTACGAGCAGCGCTTCGACCTGCGGGTGCGCCGCCCCGTCGACGTACGGCAGGTGCGGGAAGGCGACGACGGGCGGCTGCTGGTCGAGACCTCGGCCGGGACGTGGGCCACCCGGACGCTGATCAACGCCACGGGCACGTGGGACCGTCCGTTCTGGCCGCGCTACCCGGGCCAGGACACCTTTCGTGGGCGGCAGTTGCATACGGCCGTCTATCCGGGGCCCGAGGCGTTCAGGGGGCAGCGGGTGATCGTCGTGGGCGGCGGGGCCTCGGGCACCCAGCATCTGATGGAGATCGCCCCGTACGCCGCCGAGACCACCTGGGTCACCCGGCGGGAGCCCGTCTTCCGCGAGGGGCCGTTCGACGAGAACTGGGGGCGCTCGGCGGTCGCCATGGTCGAGGAGCGGGTGCGGCAGGGGCTCGCGCCGCAGAGCGTGGTGTCCGTGACCGGGTTGCCCGTCAACGACGCTATCCGGCAGGCGCGGGCCGACGGGGTGCTCGACCGGCTCCCGATGTTCGACCGCATCACGCCGAGCGGTGTCGAGTGGGACGACGGGCGGCACGTGGAGGCCGACGTCATTCTCTGGGCCACCGGATTCCGTGCGGCCATCGAGCACTTGGCGCCGCTGCGGCTGCGCGAGGCCGGAGGCGGCATCCGGATCGAGGGCACCCGCGCCGTCGCCGACCCCCGCGTCCACCTGGTGGGGTACGGGCCATCGGCCAGCACGATCGGCGCGAACCGTGCGGGGCGGGCGGCGGTGCGGGACATCAAACGGCTCCTTGAGGACGTGCCCGTCACGGTGTGAAACCGGGGCGCCCGGCGCTCGTGCCGCCGTCCGAGCGCCGGGCTCCAGCACGTCCGGCGCCCTCAGGTCCCCTGCTTCTTCTGGTCCTTGCTCTTGTTCTTGTTGAACTCAGCCACGTTCTTCTGCTGTTCCTCGAAGCTCGCAGTGAAGCGGGTGTCTCCCGGCTTCACCGTCACGAAGTACAGCCAGTTGCCCTGCGCCGGGGTGGTCGCCGCGCGCATCGCCTCCTCGCCGGGGTTGCCGATAGGAGTGGGGGGCAGACCCATGCGCGCATAGGTGTTGTAAGGGCTGTTGATCTCCGTGTCGCGGTCGCGAGTGTTCAGCGTGGAGCGGTTCAGGGCGTAGTTGATCGTCGAGTCCATCTGCAGCGGCATGCCCTGTTCGAGGCGGTTGAAGATGACCCG from Streptomyces sp. BA2 encodes:
- a CDS encoding ABC transporter ATP-binding protein, giving the protein MATDVHRPVTPNALTTQATSAVRVEGLTRSFDGRAVIDHLDLDVRPGEFVALLGRSGCGKSTLLRILAGLDRDIEGTVLVPRRKAVAFQAPRLMPWKRVWRNVLLGLKGKPERGAAERALEEVGLKHRTNAWPKTLSGGEAQRASLARALVREPDLLLLDEPFGALDALTRIKAQRLVDELWQRRGCAVLLVTHDVEEAVLLADRVLVMDDGVIAYETEIDLDRPRGISDPRFAELRTELLQRLGVDAPHSAEAAAAA
- a CDS encoding secondary thiamine-phosphate synthase enzyme YjbQ, with amino-acid sequence MPDAFTTRVLNVTTGSAEKVFDLTDDIQSFLSEAAAGRDGLLNVFVPHATAGIAILETGAGSDNDLLAALHTLLPADDRWQHRHGSPGHGRDHVLPALVPPHATLPVVGGRLELGTWQSVCLVDTNRDNPERKVRLTFLAGS
- a CDS encoding NAD(P)-binding domain-containing protein, yielding MNDIGAGDAAAHEAAQEAQEVDAVVIGAGQAGLSSAYHLRRVGFEPDRDFVVLDHSPRPGGAWQFRWPSLTYGKVHGMHSLPGMELTGADPARPSSEVIREYFEAYEQRFDLRVRRPVDVRQVREGDDGRLLVETSAGTWATRTLINATGTWDRPFWPRYPGQDTFRGRQLHTAVYPGPEAFRGQRVIVVGGGASGTQHLMEIAPYAAETTWVTRREPVFREGPFDENWGRSAVAMVEERVRQGLAPQSVVSVTGLPVNDAIRQARADGVLDRLPMFDRITPSGVEWDDGRHVEADVILWATGFRAAIEHLAPLRLREAGGGIRIEGTRAVADPRVHLVGYGPSASTIGANRAGRAAVRDIKRLLEDVPVTV
- a CDS encoding ABC transporter permease encodes the protein MSISHAPPDSVPDISVISELDLAPIVPSSTRRARVPRWLRRTSGPLALLALWQLLSSTGVLTQDILASPGTIAGVARDLLGDGSLTSAMGVSLQRVAVGLLLGTLVGTSLALVSGLFRVGEDLVDASVQMLRTVPFVGLIPLFIIWFGIGEAPKVAIITLGVSFPLYLNVYAGIRGVDSQLIEAGESLGLSRWGLVRHVILPGALPGAMTGLRYSLGIAWLALVFAEQINADSGIGFLMVQARDFLRTDVIVVCLIVYAFLGLIADFIVRTLERLLLQWRPTFTGR
- a CDS encoding putative leader peptide yields the protein MSRSALLTTRGHIDLLRVASAACRRGR
- a CDS encoding LLM class flavin-dependent oxidoreductase; translated protein: MTVHLNWFLPTGGDGRTLVDRHAYTDGGIKRSRVTPVSGVRAPDIDYLIQIAKAAEQVGFEAVLTPTGTWCEDAWLTTVALAQHTERLKFLVAFRPGVISPVLAAQMAATYQRITRGRLLLNVVTGGDSTEQRRFGDHLDHDRRYARTDEFLSVVRGVWGGKPFDFHGEHYDVQGGLTALPPDPLPEIFFGGSSAAAGPVAARHTDVYLTWGEPPEQVKQKIDWIRGLADEQGRTVRFGIRLHTISRDSAAEAWATANRLLDDLDPDTIAAAQQALGRSESVGQQRMLALHGGSRDDLEISPNLWAGVGLVRGGAGTALVGSHADVADRIEEYHALGVEHFVLSGYPHLEEAYWFGEGVIPDLAARGLLPRIPASQLAGVPAANGRPASAPGGAPLLVAGGR
- a CDS encoding ABC transporter substrate-binding protein is translated as MRRHLAAPALLLPLALLLAACSGSSANTSSGGAGGGTDGQGSLTLNVGDQKGGSEAVLRAAGELDDLKYKIRWSTFTSGPPLLEAVNAKAVDIGAVGNTPPVFAAGANSKISVVAATHGTAAGEAILVPNGSPLKKAEDLKGKSVAVAQGSSAHYQLIASLKKAGLGFKDVKVKYLQPADALAAFTSGKVDAWSVWDPYTSQVLESRKGHVLTDGDGVVNGLNFQVAAPGALKDKKKSAAIDDYLKRLRKAQDWVYDHPEAWAKVWAKDTGLPYEVALAAVKRTNGTRVPVAVDKNVTASEQEIADTFADQKLIPRRIDFGDFVDTRFNGDLPPSTSTPRTYRKES